A window of Devosia chinhatensis genomic DNA:
TCGACGCGCTTGATGGCCCGTTCCATGAAACGGTCATAGACCGATTCCTGAACCAGGGCGCGGCTGGGACAGGTGCAGACCTCGCCCTGGTTGAGGGCGAACATGGTGAAGCCTTCGAGCGCCTTGTCGAAGAAGTCGTCGTCTTCGTCGAGCACGTCCTTGAAGAAGATGTTCGGCGACTTTCCGCCCAGTTCCAGCGTTACCGGGATCAGGTTCTGGCTGGCATATTGCATGATCAGCCGGCCTGTCGTGGTCTCGCCGGTAAAGGCGATCTTGGCGATGCGGTTGGAGCTGGCCAGAGGCTTGCCGGCCTCGAGCCCGAAGCCGTTGACGATATTGACCACGCCGGGCGGGATCAGGTCTTCGATCAATTCCATAAGCAGCAGGATCGAGGCCGGGGTCTGCTCGGCGGGCTTGAGCACCACGGCATTGCCGGCGGCGAGCGCCGGAGCAAGCTTCCAGGTTGCCATCAGGATGGGGAAATTCCACGGGATGATCTGACCCACGACGCCCAGGGGCTCATGGAAATGATAGGCGATCGTATCGTGGTCGATCTCGGAAATACCCCCTTCCTGCGCCCGGATGGCGCCGGCAAAGTAGCGGAAGTGGTCGATGGCGAGCGGAATGTCGGCCGCCGTGGTCTCGCGGATCGGCTTGCCGTTATCCCAGGTTTCGGCGAGCGCGATCAGATCGAGATTGTCCTCGATGCGGTCGGCAATCTTGTTGAGCATGTGGGCGCGCTCGGCCGGTGAGGTCCGGCCCCAGGCCGGTGCCGCCTTGTGAGCGGCATCAAGGGCTTTCTCAATATCGGCGGCCTTGCCGCGCGCGATCTGGCAGATGACCTGACCGGTGACCGGAGAGGTATTGTCGAAGGTTTCGCCATCGCTGGCATCGACCCATTGTCCACCGATGTAATTGCCATACTTGGCTTTGAACGGAGACTTGGCGCGCTGGCCCAAAAATTCCGGCTTGTTCAAGACTTCCTCCCTTGGTGCTTGACTGCACAGCACAGGAGCAAGAGCCGTGCCGGTCTGGCCAAGGCCTTGAAAGCAAAAGGCAAATCTTCGTGAAGCGGGTTTTGCTTTACAGAACGCAATACGGCGCGCAACACTTTGCCACACCCGATGACGATGGCGGGCGCAACATCTGTTGCAAACTGCCACGATCGGGCGGGAGGATGAGAATGAACCTGTCGTCTGACCTGGCGCTGGCCAAGGCTCGCGCAAAATTCTTCTCGGGGCACAGTTTGCCCGACGGGCTGGTGCCGGCGCCGATCCTGCGCAGCTGGCAACGATGCGCCGAACAGGGGCTGGATGCCGGCGACAGCGTCACCGCCGAGCCGATGACCGCGGGCGAGCTGCGTCAGATCCAGCAGCAGAACGAAGCGCTGCGGCTGATCAGCCGGCCCGAACTGGTGACGCTGCGGGCCGAAGCGAAAAACACCGACAGCGTGGTCATCCTCACGGATGCGCAGGGTATCGTGCTCGACGTGGTGGGCAGCGCCGAATTTGCCGGCGAGGCGGCGCGGGTGGCGCTGCAACCGGGCGTGGTCTGGGCGGAAAAGTCCACGGGCACCAATGCGATCGGCACAGCCATGGCCGAACGGCGGGCCATTGCCGTGCATGGGGGCGAACACTTCTTCGAGCCCCATGGTATCCTCCATTGCGCTGCCTCGCCCATCTTCGATCCTTTCGGAAAGCTGGCAGGCGTTCTCGACATGTCGGGTCATGCCAATGCCGAGCACACACATGCGCTGGGCCTGGTCCGGCTGGCGGTCGAACAGATCGAGCACCGGTTTTTTGCGCGCGGTTTCGAAGACCGCACCGTCGTGCGCTTTCATCGCCATGCCGAACTGCTGGGGACCTCGCGGGAGGGCGTGCTGGTCTTCGACGGCGACAATCTGGTCGCCGGCAATCGGCGGGCCCTGAGCCTTCTGGGCATGGACCGCATCGCGTTCCGCAAGACGCGGCGGCAGGACCTGTTCGAGCGTCTCGATCCCGTGCTGCGAGGGCGGGGCGGAGATGTCTTTACCGCCGCCATCAGCCGGCCCGAGGAGCGGGCCGAAGGTCGCCTTCATTCCGTGCGGCTCGTGGGGGAGGACCAGA
This region includes:
- a CDS encoding sigma-54-dependent Fis family transcriptional regulator, coding for MNLSSDLALAKARAKFFSGHSLPDGLVPAPILRSWQRCAEQGLDAGDSVTAEPMTAGELRQIQQQNEALRLISRPELVTLRAEAKNTDSVVILTDAQGIVLDVVGSAEFAGEAARVALQPGVVWAEKSTGTNAIGTAMAERRAIAVHGGEHFFEPHGILHCAASPIFDPFGKLAGVLDMSGHANAEHTHALGLVRLAVEQIEHRFFARGFEDRTVVRFHRHAELLGTSREGVLVFDGDNLVAGNRRALSLLGMDRIAFRKTRRQDLFERLDPVLRGRGGDVFTAAISRPEERAEGRLHSVRLVGEDQSLFLTDDVRTQCDKAVRLINAEIPVLVTGQTGSGKEVFARHLAGLSQRQGKPFVAVNCAALPESLIEAELFGYEPGAFTGARKGGAKGLVQQAEGGILFLDEIGDMPLLLQSRLLRVLQDKQVSPLGGGAARRADFVAICATNRDLKAMVEAGTFRADLYFRIAPFTIGLPSVADLPDKRAVLETLWQPFSTAHGPLGEAVMERLAAYDWPGNLREMANALAAMAALAGPGQKVSLADLPSHIQPVRFPPPRPMADGALGTITEEAMRQAVERNRGNLSAAARELCVDRSTLYRRLVWAGKAH
- the adh gene encoding aldehyde dehydrogenase; amino-acid sequence: MNKPEFLGQRAKSPFKAKYGNYIGGQWVDASDGETFDNTSPVTGQVICQIARGKAADIEKALDAAHKAAPAWGRTSPAERAHMLNKIADRIEDNLDLIALAETWDNGKPIRETTAADIPLAIDHFRYFAGAIRAQEGGISEIDHDTIAYHFHEPLGVVGQIIPWNFPILMATWKLAPALAAGNAVVLKPAEQTPASILLLMELIEDLIPPGVVNIVNGFGLEAGKPLASSNRIAKIAFTGETTTGRLIMQYASQNLIPVTLELGGKSPNIFFKDVLDEDDDFFDKALEGFTMFALNQGEVCTCPSRALVQESVYDRFMERAIKRVEAIKQGSPLDPSTMIGAQASSEQLEKILSYLDIGKQEGAKVLTGGERNTFEGDLAGGYYVKPTVFAGHNKMRIFQEEIFGPVVSVTTFKDEDEALAIANDTLYGLGAGVWTRNGNRAYRFGRGIQAGRVWTNCYHAYPAHAAFGGYKQSGIGRENHRMMLDHYQQTKNMLVSYSPKKLGFF